TCACTAAAAGACCGTTCCAACAAAGAAAACGCGTCATTTATCCCGATTTCAAACTTCACAATAACATATTCATCATTCGAGTTTGATCTCCACGATCGCCATTGTTGATCGCTCCTTCCAACGCTTCCATTTTCTCTTAAAATCCTTAACGTTAAACATCCACCGCCATTACCCCAGCTCAAAATATTACCAACCATATGCAAAATCACCTGCAAAACCCGTCTCTCGTCTCCCATCACATTATCCGGTAAATACTTATCGACATCGATGTTAAATTCGTAACCTTTACAAACGCACAAACACTTCGCAAGACAAGCGGCTTCTTTAATCATACTATGAAGACGAAACGACCTAAGTTCTAATGGAAACTTTCCGTTATTTTTAGAAGAATCGTCCATTACGTCGTTTATTAGCATCGAAAGAACGTTTGTTGTTTTCACCATTGTGTCTACAATCAAACGTTGTTGATCGTTTTGATTCTCGTCTTGTAGAATCGAAAGCAAACCCATAACCGAATGCATCGGTTTTCTTAAACCCTTACTCATAACCGTTTGAAACGAGCTTCTAGCTTGACTCGCTCTCATTGCATCTTGTTTTGCTTGCTGTAACGCTTGGTTTTGGGCCACTAATTTGTCTCTCATGAGTCTAGATTCTTCCAAAACCGCAGCGTGCGATAACGCAACGGCTACTTGGTCAGCAACTACTTTGACTATTTCGAGCTCGGAATTAGTCCAAGATCGAGAATTTCCACCTGGCAAAACCAAAACCAATATCGCGTAACACGCTTGAATCATTTCGGGGGTCCCACCTTTAAAATCAGCAACTCGAAGCATTGGCATACGGATTGCAGCCACGGCTCCCGGTTGACTTGACCCACCACTACTAAACACAACTAATCTTGATTCGGGTTCCAATAGTTTCACTACTTCGCTTCGTTTAATCTCTTGAACATCACAATCGTTGATCGGTATAAAAATTCGATCAACGGTTGATGATTCGCCTCCTTTTAATTGATAAGTGAGATTCATAACCGTTTTAGCGTCATCTGGCATCCATATCGCGCAATTTTGTAAATCTAAAGTTTCGGATAACTTATCGAGCGTAGTGTAAAGTATCATATGTCGATCAAGAGATTTTCGTATCTCTTGTGTGAGCATACGCACGTGCCACCCGGCTTCTTTTTGTTTCTTGATCATTCCCATTTCTCTACCAAGATCCCAAAACTTTTTTCTTAACATAAATTCTCTAACTTTGACTTTCAAAAGCAACGGAATGAGCGAAAATAAAGTAATTGCGGTCGCGAAAGAAACTAATGccgtaagaaacttgaaaacggttaGAGCAAGCATCAATTGAAAGGGGTGAGCATCATAAGTCCAACCATTGAGTAAATGTGTCATCCCACAAAGAACAATGAATAGTATGAATTGAACAAGTACCCATTTAAAAGGTACATTTGAACAACTAACAAAATAAAGAAGCTCAATTGGGATTGAAAAATAAGCAATTGCAATCAAGAAATCACTCACTCTTTGAGTTTCCATTATGTTTCTGTACCCAAAGAAACCTTCAAGTTCACAATGACAACCCGAAAATCCATTTTCGGATGCCGAAACACAGATTAATAACAAACAGATAACCCCAAAATAACCTAAAGTTGTTTTAGACATTTATATTCTTGAATTCACAGATACACAATCTTCTCAATCCATTTGTTGCTCCATAAATTGATCAAATCAAATTCAAGATCAACAACTGTTTATAAAACAGAGAATAAAGAAGGAAAATATTAGTAAACTGTAAACCAGATACAAATTAGGCAAATAAACTTCAAGAACCAAAACCCATTTCAGAAATTAGATAAAGTTTGTGACtttcaacaattatatataaaaaaaaaaaaaaaaaaacatctaaATTGCTAAAATTTACATCCAAAATTCTACACAAGAACTGAAGAAAATTTTAACAAATTGAAGATTTCCAAATTTGAAGCAGATTGAACACAAAAAACAAGAAACTGCTTAAATTGAGTAAACCCCACAAATAAAAATCAAAACTTGTTGTACCTTACAAGAACATAAATCCTTTTCAGGGAGCCACGAACGGTACACAAAATACTGTTGTTGAAATCACAATTTCCAAAATTCTTGGAAATCAAAAGAGCCTTTGTATGATTGATCCAATTAATAGAGAAAGAAACCACATGAATTTTATAAGCcttgtattattattttaattttgtgTAGTAGTCGAATTATTATAAAATTGTACAGATACATGAACCCACCGGTCCACCCCCCTAATAAGTAAACTGGTACGTTGAACTGAAAACCCAATTGaagtttctttctttctttcctaggGGGAAAAAGGTGGATTGAAGGAAAGAGAAACAATAGCGACGCGTTTATATATAACTACTTGGATTTGTAGCGCCCCTTGTTTTgttttattttgatttttattattattattattattattatattattatattattattactagcttaagacccgcggaTTCGCGAGTTTCGTTAAATAATTTTTTGACTGGAAGAAAAATTTCAATGATTAAAGCAAACATTCAAAACAAACATGAAATCAAAAACACAATCAAACAAAAATGTATATCAAAAACACAATCAAAACAAACATGTATTATCCCAGATAAACAAACATGGAAATCAAAAACACAATCAAACAAACATGTGTTTCATATCACAAACATGTTATTATTCAAACAAAAAACTTaacaaataattaaaaaaatattgagATAAGCATTGCTTGTTGATTCCAACCATGAGCTTCAACCTTAGAAAATTTTGAGTTATTTAGCATCAATCAACAAAAATAAATGCTGGATTGTTTCCTTCATTATGGCCTTCCAAAATACCTTCTCCATTTATACCTTCAAAACTATATATTAATAAGTGTTATAAGTATTAGTTAAACTCTATAATCTAACACTATGgaatttaataatttaaataggTAGAAACTTTATTACGCTCGTCTGTAGTCCTCAATAGAATCGATAGCAGCATTTATGAATAGGCGCGAACCCCAagggttgttggaaataaaagtaTGACCTAAAAGTTAAATGATTTACTATAAATTATTTGTGtacattatttaaaaaaaaaaaaaacaatacaaAATATTTCTACAACAGAATGTTAAAATCAGTTGGTTACCTTGAAATTGTTTGATGAAGACATTATTTAGCAAACATACTAATGGAACACCATCATTGGCATGGTTTGTAGCATACTCGTGTAATTGAACTGCTAGAGTAGACCAGATTGTTCCTCTTATCCTAGCTCCCCtgtttatataaatatgtataagaaATTAATTTCAAATTAGTATTTTGGTTCTAGTGATGATCAGTCATGGATCTTTTAATATAagatatatgaatttatatataaagttGTTGTATGAATTTTAATGAAACTTACTCTAAATCTTCTAGTGTAAAGGTAATGGAATGCAGAATATGTCCATAAACATGATTGACGCGCAGATGCCATAGTTCAACCAAACGTCCGACGACATCTACATATAAAGATAAATACCATCGACTTAAATTGTTCATATGTATTATAACTATAtgatgatgttacgattgttgacgATGGTAAGACCAAGCAGATCACAGTGCATTGATATATAGATTAACAGTATGGCTTAAAAGTAGAAAAATGTACCAAAAGCAATTCTTGGATGTAGAACTGAGTTGTTGATGTCATTGTAATTAACTGGATGGAAACCGTCATTAGGTAGCTGAAATCCAAGATATGGAAGTAGTTGTGTATGATGCACAAAGCGGATTTTCCACATCGTATTAATAAGCTTATAATGATCTTGGTAAGGAACCAAGCTAAAACCATCAATTTGCAAAAATCGACCTTCAACTAACATATTTTCGAACAATGCTATTAGGCTAATTTCAACGCATGCAATCATTTTGTCTCCCTGTAAAAAATTTAGAATATCATCATAAAACTAATTTTCTGTATAATCATGTATAGTTAACTTAATAACAGAAATATTTTTTGTCAAATCATTGTAATTTTGGTACTGTTTACCTGTTGATCAATCAAAATAGCTTCCAAGTTTCCTAAAGTGTTAGGATTCCTGTAGTTCATTTTTCGCGAGACTGCAAAAACCTGAACTCGAACCCTAGGATTATCTATGTCAGGATGTAGCTCTCTCAAGTTATTGAAGATGACAGCAGCGTCCATCAGAAAAAATGAATGTAATGTGTTTAAAAACTATAGGCTAGGGTGAATGAAAAGCAAATAAAGCATTTAGGTATTTATAATTAAGGTTGGTTCTATTTTTGATAACAATTTGTTTACATTCTGTAATACTCTaatcaaattattatcattaaagagaAATCAATGAAGGATaatctatttttatataaaatactaAGAGATTTTCGACCAATTTCAATACTTATCTTTATTTTAAGTGGCAATAGTTATATAAGTTGACTTCATGCAATCACATATACAATTATTATCTATAAGCAATAATATCGTGTAATGCTGCAACGATATTAGCTGTTATCAACATCAAAatatatgataagcaaagtttacTGGTAGAACCTAAAAACTCCTTTGATGCAATTTCGTAGAAGCAATTTCGTAGCAGCAGTATTTAATATAAACTGTAATAAAGGATTTATGTATTGAAAAAAAACGTTAATAAGATTAGATTATATGACCGTTCTTTTCAAATACGATTAGAATATAAGTTTATTGAGTGTGCATTGTTTAAGTTAATTGTATGTGTATATCTGTTTATCATCATGATCCATGTATTGTTGTTCACATATAAACCACATCCAAgtcatttgaatatgattattttaTTGGCATTTGAATAGAAGCCATACATGTATTAATGGATTTAGTAAAACGGCTTTAAGGGAAGAATCAAAAAATGTGATTGGTAATTGTAGTATATTGGGTAGCAATACTTTATAAAGTAATAGTCCATCGTGATACGCTCAATAACTTCGTGGAGCATCATTGGTGTTTCGTATCAAATGTTATATTTAGCATGATTAAATAGTAGTACGAAATTTGTTCCACTTTGTATTGAAAAGTTTCAAAACTAAACACGATTATCAAAATTGCAAACCTTGAACAAACATATT
This genomic window from Rutidosis leptorrhynchoides isolate AG116_Rl617_1_P2 chromosome 2, CSIRO_AGI_Rlap_v1, whole genome shotgun sequence contains:
- the LOC139893267 gene encoding ethylene receptor 2-like, with translation MSKTTLGYFGVICLLLICVSASENGFSGCHCELEGFFGYRNIMETQRVSDFLIAIAYFSIPIELLYFVSCSNVPFKWVLVQFILFIVLCGMTHLLNGWTYDAHPFQLMLALTVFKFLTALVSFATAITLFSLIPLLLKVKVREFMLRKKFWDLGREMGMIKKQKEAGWHVRMLTQEIRKSLDRHMILYTTLDKLSETLDLQNCAIWMPDDAKTVMNLTYQLKGGESSTVDRIFIPINDCDVQEIKRSEVVKLLEPESRLVVFSSGGSSQPGAVAAIRMPMLRVADFKGGTPEMIQACYAILVLVLPGGNSRSWTNSELEIVKVVADQVAVALSHAAVLEESRLMRDKLVAQNQALQQAKQDAMRASQARSSFQTVMSKGLRKPMHSVMGLLSILQDENQNDQQRLIVDTMVKTTNVLSMLINDVMDDSSKNNGKFPLELRSFRLHSMIKEAACLAKCLCVCKGYEFNIDVDKYLPDNVMGDERRVLQVILHMVGNILSWGNGGGCLTLRILRENGSVGRSDQQWRSWRSNSNDEYVIVKFEIGINDAFSLLERSFSDQRNRRAVAEESLSFSMCRKLVQMMQGNIWVVPNPVGFDQSMSLVLQFQLRSSIMIGVSETSESLDHHPQTNSIFKGLQVLLADEDDVNRAVTRKLLEKLGCVVTIVTSGFDCLTALMPPVTPYQILILDLHMPDLDGFEVATRIRKFRSRSWPLIIGSTASADEDIWEKCIQSGINGIIQKPVLLQGIADELRRILIQVNRVSVGQSQSR
- the LOC139889876 gene encoding uncharacterized protein: MDAAVIFNNLRELHPDIDNPRVRVQVFAVSRKMNYRNPNTLGNLEAILIDQQGDKMIACVEISLIALFENMLVEGRFLQIDGFSLVPYQDHYKLINTMWKIRFVHHTQLLPYLGFQLPNDGFHPVNYNDINNSVLHPRIAFDVVGRLVELWHLRVNHVYGHILHSITFTLEDLEGARIRGTIWSTLAVQLHEYATNHANDGVPLVCLLNNVFIKQFQGHTFISNNPWGSRLFINAAIDSIEDYRRAFEGINGEGILEGHNEGNNPAFIFVD